Part of the Anopheles gambiae chromosome 3, idAnoGambNW_F1_1, whole genome shotgun sequence genome is shown below.
CATCGTTTACATATGTAtaatatgtttgtgtgtgtgtgaatgtgtctTTTAAACGAATTCCCCCCGTTTTCTCCCACATATCCCGCCCTCCATCCGCAGGTACAAGTGGCTGGATAAAACATTTCCCGGCACTGCCAAGCGCATTATTGTGAAGAAGTTGCTGTTGGATCAGTTCATTCTTACGCCACCATTGTTGGTAATATTTTTCACCGGTACGTATGACATAGCCCAACCAACATCAGAATACCATACCAGCACCTAACCACCGTGTTTCACCCCCTGTCAGGAATGTCTCTTATGGAGCGACAATCATCAATCACCGAAGAGTGCcggcaaaagtttttgcccACGTTCGCACGATCCTGCCTGTTCTGGATGCCAGCCCAAACGCTCAACTTTGTTCTAGTGCCACCGAAATTCCGCGTCGTTTACGTGGGCTCCTGTGCCTTCGCCTGGGTCAACATCCTGTGCTGGGTAAAACGCCAGAAGATGTTAAGCTCCAACTAAGCATAAGGAAACGCACAACAGCAACTCACAGAATGTCGCCAGTAAGCTTTTAGATAGGAAAATCCAAAGGCCATATATGTTTTACCAAATGAAATAGGTCGCTAGCTAGGTGAAGCGCTTGCAGAGCATTGCGTTTTATACGTCTCTTACCAGTAGCATAAGCCGTTGCGAATGTACGATGTAAACATATTTATTATTGCTATCTGAATGCAATAAATGTCTCTAAACCGAAATGCCGCAACCGTTAGCATGAATTACAACCCCGGTAGACAAATGGTTCGAATCTGCTTTCGAGGTTCGATCGCTGGAGAAAAGTTATGCGGCCCAGCTCATCCATTCCTTTCCACGCATTGCATTAGAGTGCGTTCGTTCTACATCAGCTAGCAAATTGTAAATAGTAAATCTCCACTCCGCTAGACAGTTTTGTCCATTTTCTCAGCTGTGTTGTGTGCTCCTGTTTCCCATCGTTTTTCTCATTCCCTTCCTTCCCCCCGCAATCACCATCGGGCCCGCCCGAAGCCATACGCACGGCGAATAGCAACGTAGGTGGGAATGGTATACTAATATTAGCCAcgatttataaaaatatttcacaccatGCGCAGCTCCAACCACTCTCCCCATGAAACATcgttcccccctccccctgccTCCTCCACAACTGCTCACTAAATTAATACAATTCCACATAGACTGCGTGGAGTGGTAGCGGTTTACGGTTTACCGTACGCTGGCCATATCCTAAGGTGTACACGTGAGCAGCAAAGAATCGAACCTGGGGGGGCTGACTGGCTGGCTGactggttggctggctggctggctggttggctggctggctgggagGTTCGACAACGCATTTCGCTGTTGTATACAAAACTGAAAAATTGATTATAAACAAATGATTTTACTCGATCGTATTTCGCTCTCATCACCTTACCTTACCGTGGACAGGGACTGGCAGAGCTGGTGGCGGTGAGCTGATATGGCCGTGTAAAGTGCACACGGACATCTAAACCCTTTCCTGCTCAGTGGTACATTGTGCAGCCACGCACTGTCATTGCACGTCGCTTTATTTTTGAACTTGTTATTGTTGGCCTTCTCTTTACAGTTACCTTGAGGCATACAAAACATAGGTTTGTTGCATATTCCAGctagaaaataatttaaaaagtttaaatAAAGCGAGGAAAAACTGtggtggcttttttttgcacagcaCTGTACCTGCCTTCAACATCTCAAGTCATCGCGCACTACCTTCTCGCCCTCGGTGCGCTTTCTGCGTTCATccaaccatccatccatccattgtgtataataaaaaattaagaataacaaaaacaacgcaGCATCCAGTCAAGCTCGATCGTTTCCAACACCACACCAGCAAATATGATCGCAGTACAacagtagtagtggtggtagtaacAGTAGTATCGCTGCGCTAGAACGCGAACAGGAGATGCAGCAGGGCGTGGGGAGTTCTTGGGTGGTTTCGAGTAGGATGAAAATATGCACCATGCAGGGGGAGGGGGTAGGGGGCATACACTCACTAGTGGACAATGCGGCGCACACGCGGACACGAGGGCGGCGGTGTACGATTTATTTAACGATCCAACGGACGATGGACGCGCGTATTTAGCGCCTCGGCTCCCCGTCTCGTCGCCTACCGTACACGCGTGGTTTATGTACATGGGCGTATTTTGTCGTAAACCAAACCGCATGGCGCAGTTTTCCTCTcccaaaaagagaaaaaaaaccacccgCACGCATTTTCCACTGACCAATGGGAGCACAACTGGGGGCGAAAATAAACTCGCTCCTATCACACCAATCCCAGCCACCGTTCCTCCAGGCAATGCTACAAACCATAACTTTAGGAAAAGTGCAACAATCCCTTGGCTGACCATGCTACACATTCATCGTAGGACCACACATTGAACAAAATCCGAGGAGGTGGAGGGGGATCgctcctttttttgtatgttttcagCCCTCCAgatcgggggggggggggggggggggacttaTTTGTATTGCGGCGTTTGTAGTAAGCATTTCGCAAACCGTCAATCACGATACCGTTCGTTCGGTCTTAGCTGCGCAGAAAGACGCACCAGCTATCGAGGCTGTGCTGGTGTTTGGTGCTAtactgaaaacaaacaacatccaAACGACCAAAACCCCAAGCGACACGCTGCGGGTGCACAATGTAACACGTGTTTCATATTTAACCACGTTTCTTCCGCTATTTCGTCCACTTCC
Proteins encoded:
- the LOC1280324 gene encoding mpv17-like protein isoform X2, yielding MHNASRISHYAIACTSFPHRSLYTGEQRGNIAEQICSSKVIALRNCRERGKVCKILVKRLFTLPERKSRNVSASAAGILKHRLHMYKWLDKTFPGTAKRIIVKKLLLDQFILTPPLLVIFFTGMSLMERQSSITEECRQKFLPTFARSCLFWMPAQTLNFVLVPPKFRVVYVGSCAFAWVNILCWVKRQKMLSSN
- the LOC1280324 gene encoding mpv17-like protein isoform X3; this translates as MATFLRAFGRFFTKHPLAGNGLVYGTLYVGAEFSQQTITRKLLTDPPQDIDRPTLARYAVMGTFIYSPILYNWYKWLDKTFPGTAKRIIVKKLLLDQFILTPPLLVIFFTGMSLMERQSSITEECRQKFLPTFARSCLFWMPAQTLNFVLVPPKFRVVYVGSCAFAWVNILCWVKRQKMLSSN